Proteins from one Rhinolophus ferrumequinum isolate MPI-CBG mRhiFer1 chromosome 15 unlocalized genomic scaffold, mRhiFer1_v1.p scaffold_54_arrow_ctg1_1, whole genome shotgun sequence genomic window:
- the TELO2 gene encoding telomere length regulation protein TEL2 homolog has protein sequence MDPVLSAVRLTVREAVHSLSSSEDGGLIFSTLGSLKRYLGETENPALPGEQEEFARVHYSAFLRCLVGKLSPDWLELLPNGQLEELWASFFLQGPADQAFLVLMEAIEGTAGPSFRLMKMVQLLARFLREGRMAAVMEGQCWQQKELASPLLQEALVTKVVGLPDRLGNCLQRENLAEFFPQNYFPLLGEEVVRVLQAVVDSLRGGLDCSVSFVSQVLGKACVHGRQKEILGVLVPRLTVFTQGSCLWQRVCWRLMECVPDRAVEAVLTGLVEATPGPEVLSRLLGNLVMKNKKAQFVMTQKFLFLQYGFTTPVLQSLLGYLAMDSQRRPLLVQALKELLDTWGSSSAVRHAPLPQQRYLSKAILICLAHLGDAELRDSRDGLLASLMAGVKCRLDSSLPAVRRLGMIVAEVASARIHPEGPPLKFQYEEDELSCELLALATPRPAADSPSEAGPSVTAVAAETPDKGTVDGGVPQARLEGSDSELDSDDEFVPYDMSGDRELKSRKAPMYIRDCVEALSTSEDWERWEAALRALEGLVFRSQAATREVSVELAKVLLHLEEKTSVVGFEGLRQRALVAVTVTDPARVAEYLTSQFYAVNYSLRQRMDILDVLTLAAQELSRPGRLGRAPQRSSLDAPSQPSCTVAPAWRAVVDERIRNKTRRFSKGCPRWGPAGSPNEFNVVAGYFFFPLLRRFDKPLVTFDLLGDDQLVLGRLAHTLGALMYLAVNTTVAVPMGKALLEFVWALRFHGDGYVRRGLLSAVSSVLLSVPAERLLTDMSDELLEARSWLADVAEKDPDEDCRMLAVKALLLLEKLKDKLLSLSSP, from the exons ATGGATCCAGTGCTCTCTGCGGTTCGACTCACCGTCCGGGAAGCTGTGCACAGTCTTTCATCTTCTGAGGACGGTGGCCTCATCTTCTCCACCCTGGGGTCTCTGAAGCGGTATCTCGGTGAAACGGAGAACCCAGCCCTTCCAGGAGAGCAGGAGGAGTTTGCCAGGGTCCACTATTCTGCCTTTCTCAGATGTCTTGTTGGCAAGCTGAGCCCAGACTGGCTGGAGCTGCTCCCCAATGGGCAATTGGAGGAGCTGTGGGCTAGCTTCTTCCTGCAGGGCCCGGCCGACCAAGCCTTCCTGGTGCTGATGGAAGCCATCGAGGGCACGGCCGG CCCCAGCTTCCGTCTGATGAAGATGGTGCAGCTGCTGGCCCGGTTCCTGAGGGAGGGTAGGATGGCCGCTGTGATGGAGGGGCAGTGTTGGCAGCAGAAGGAGCTGGCCTCCCCCCTGCTCCAGGAGGCGCTCGTCACCAAGGTGGTGGGCTTGCCCGACCGCCTGGGCAACTGTCTGCAGCGTGAGAACCTGGCCGAGTTCTTCCCCCAGAACTACTTCCCTCTGCTCGGCGAGGAGGTCGTGCGGGTGCTGCAGGCGGTTGTGGACTCTCTCCGAG GCGGCTTGGATTGCTCCGTCTCCTTCGTGTCTCAGGTCCTCGGGAAAGCCTGTGTCCATGGGAGGCAGA AGGAGATCCTGGGTGTACTGGTGCCCCGGCTGACGGTGTTCACCCAGGGCAGCTGCCTCTGGCAGCGGGTCTGCTGGCGCCTGATGGAGTGCGTGCCTGATCGCGCCGTGGAGGCTGTGCTGACGGGGCTCGTGGAGGCCACCCCCGG GCCGGAAGTCCTCTCGAGACTGTTGGGGAACCTAGTGATGAAGAATAAGAAGGCCCAGTTTGTGATGACCCAGAAATTTCTGTTCCTGCAGTACGGATTCACG ACGCCGGTGctgcagagcctgctggggtaCCTGGCCATGGACAGCCAGCGGCGCCCGCTCCTCGTACAG GCGCTGAAGGAGCTTCTGGACACGTGGGGCAGCAGCAGCGCCGTCCGCCATGCACCCCTGCCCCAGCAGCGCTACCTCAGCAAGGCCATCCTCATCTGCCTGGCACACCTGGGGGACGCGGAGCTCCGGGACAGCCGGGATG GGTTGCTGGCCAGCCTGATGGCAGGGGTGAAGTGCCGCCTGGACAGCAGCTTGCCCGCTGTGCGCCGTCTGGGCATGATCGTGGCCGAGGTGGCCAGCGCCCGGATCCACCCTGAAGGGCCTCCCCTGAAGTTCCAG TACGAAGAGGATGAACTGAGCTGCGAGTTGCTGGCGTTGGCCACCCCCCGCCCTGCGGCTGACAGCCCCTCGGAGGCGGG CCCATCTGTCACTGCAGTTGCTGCAGAGACCCCTGACAAAGGGACCGTGGACGGTGGAGTTCCCCAGGCACGGCTAGAGGGCTCTGACTCTGAACTTGACAG TGATGATGAGTTTGTCCCCTATGACATGTCGGGGGACCGAGAGCTAAAGAGCCGCAAGGCACCCATGTACATCCGGGACTGCGTGGAAG CCCTGAGCACATCCGAGGACTGGGAGCGCTGGGAGGCGGCCCTGCGGGCCCTCGAGGGGCTGGTCTTCAGGAGCCAGGCTGCCACTCGGGAG GTGAGCGTGGAGCTGGCCAAGGTGCTCCTGCACCTGGAGGAGAAGACGAGTGTGGTGGGATTCGAGGGGCTGCGCCAGAGAGCCCTGGTGGCTGTCACGGTCACAGACCCGGCCCGG GTGGCGGAGTATCTGACGTCCCAGTTCTACGCCGTCAACTACAGCCTCCGGCAGCGCATGGACATTCTGGAC GTCCTGACTCTGGCCGCCCAGGAGCTGTCTCGGCCAGGGCGCCTCGGCAGGGCTCCCCAGCGTAGCTCCCTGGAcgccccctcccagcccagctgcacTGTGGCTCCCGCCTGGCGGGCAGTGGTGGATGAGCGGATCAGAAACAAGACCCGACGCTTCTCGAAG GGCTGTCCCAGGTGGGGACCGGCTGGCAGCCCCAACGAATTCAATGTGGTGGCTGGCTActtcttcttccccctccttcGGCGTTTTGACAA GCCTCTGGTGACGTTCGACCTTTTGGGAGACGACCAACTGGTTCTCGGGAGACTGGCCCACACCTTAGGGGCGCTGATGTACCTGGCTGTGAATACTACG GTGGCTGTACCCATGGGCAAGGCCCTGCTGGAGTTTGTGTGGGCCCTTCGCTTCCATGGCGACGG CTACGTGCGCCGGGGCCTGCTGTCTGCCGTCTCCTCCGTCCTCCTCAGCGTTCCGGCCGAGCGACTGCTGACAGACATGTCGGACGAGCTGTTAGAAGCCCGGTCGTGGCTGGCAG ATGTGGCCGAGAAGGACCCGGATGAGGATTGCAGGATGCTGGCCGTGAAGGCGCTGCTGCTTCTGGAGAAACTCAAAGACAAGCTCCTTTCACTGTCTTCCCCTTAG